DNA from Nitrospira sp.:
AGCGTTTATCTGACCCGCTCATTCTCGAGAAGGCCCGACGCGAAGAGCGTCTGGTCATTACGTCCGATCTCGACTTTGCCGACCTTCTGGCGCTGGGCGCCTATGCGTTGCCCAGTGTGATCCTTCTCCGACTCCAAAACCAAACGCCTGCTTCTGTCATCCCTCGCTTGCTGCAGGTGCTCACTGAATGCCGTGAGGCCTTGACCACCGGTGCGATTGTCACCGTAGAAGAAACCCGGTACCGACTACGTCGACTTTCCATTACGCCAAGCACTCAGTAGACGTCCGATCCTCTGTGACAGGATCCGCCCCTGCATGCCGGGCGGAATGAATCCAATCTTCAGCCCATGACTCTAACAGCCCACACGATCGCCTTGACAAGCAGAGCATGCCTTTGCTAGTTTCAAAATTCTTTAATCTCTAAGCCAACTTGGGAGAAGCTGTGCAGGTCAAGATCAATGGAAAGCCTGAGGAGATCCAGAGCGGAACCGTCCTCGATTTGCTGAAGACAAAAGCCATCGAGCCGCAGATGGTCGCCGTCGAGGTCAACGACAAGGTGCTGGATCGGGACCATCTTGCCACGACCCATCTCAATGAAGGAGACCATGTGGAGTTCCTCTTCTATATGGGAGGGGGGCGGTGAGTACGGCGCGGCACAACGATATCACCGAGCTGATCGGCAAGACTCCGCTTGTTCGGTTGAACCGGCTTTCAAAACCAGGCTCGGCAACCATTTACGGGAAAGTCGAGTTTTTCAACCCCGGCGGCAGCGTCAAGGATCGGATCTGCCTCAATATGATCAACGAGGCTGAACGCCAGGGCAAGCTCAAGCCTGGAGGAACCATCATCGAGCCGACCAGCGGTAACACGGGTATCGGACTGGCCTTGGTCGCGGCAGTGCGCGGATACAAGCTGGTCCTCGTCATGCCGGAAAGCATGAGTATGGAACGGGCCAGCCTGCTGTCCTCATATGGAGCACAGCTCGTGTTGACGCCAGCCTGGGAGGGCATGAAAGGCTCCATTAAGGAGGCGGAAAGTATCTTGGCCCAAAATCCGTCGTATTTTATGCCGGATCAATTCTCGAATACTGCTAACCCCGCCACGCACCGGATGACGACGGGACCGGAGATCTGGGATGCCCTCGAAGGGAAGATCGATGCCTTTGTGGCCGCCGTCGGAACCGGTGGGACCATCACGGGATGCGGTGAAGTCTTCAAGGAAAAGAACCCGCAGATCAAGGTGATCGCCGTCGAACCGGCGACCTCACCAGTCTTGTCCGGCGGCGATCCAGGACCGCATAAGATTCAAGGGATCGGTGCTGGCTTTATTCCCAAGGTTCTCAATCAAAAAATTCTCGACCGCGTGATCACCGTGACGGACGACGAGGCCTATCAGACCGCGAAACAGCTCTCGAAGAAGGAAGGCCTGCTGGTGGGAATCTCCGCCGGCGCCAATGTGTTCGCTGCCCAAAGGATCGCCGATGAACTGGGACCCGGCAAGAATGTCGTCACGATCCTGTGCGACACAGGCGAGCGCTACATCAGCATTGAGAAGTATTTCAATATCTGATGATCACCAGTATTAGGAGGGACGATCAAAATGGTCGCCAGCGAGGCCGAGAATAGAGCTGGAGGTCATTTTCAGCATCCCTGACTGACATGGATTTTACTGAAGAACAGATCAACCGGTACAGCCGACATATCCTGTTGCCTGAGGTCGGCGGCAAGGGGCAGAAGAAAATCGCCAAGTCCAGGATCCTGCTCGTCGGTGCCGGTGGTCTCGGCTCCCCTGCCGCACTATATTTGTCTGCAGCAGGAGTCGGCACCATTGGGTTGATCGACAGTGATGTGGTGGATCTGACTAACCTCCAACGTCAAATTCTTCACCATACTCCCGACGTGGGTCGCCCCAAGGTCCTTTCGGGCAAGGAAAAGATCCAGGCGTTGAACCCCGACGTCTCCGTGTCGATGTACGAAGAACGGCTCACGGCCGGAAACGCGCTCAAGATCTTCGGCGATTACGATGTCGTGATCGACGGAGTCGATAATTTCACGGCGAAGTTTCTGATCAACGACGCCTGTTTCTTCGCGGGGAAACCGCTGGTCCATGGCGGCATTCTGCGATTCGACGGACGTGTCACGACCATCATCCCGAAGAAATCGGCTTGCTATCGTTGTGTGTTCAAGGCGCCTCCGCCGGCTGGTTTCGTTGCTTCTTGCCAGGAGGCCGGAGTTATCGGGGTCCTGGCGGGGATTGTCGGAACGATTCAGGCGACGGAGGCATTAAAGCTTGTCCTCGGGATCGGGCGGCCGCTGACGGACCGTCTGCTCGACTTCGATGCGCGCAAAACTCAATTCCGAGAAATCAAGGTCCGCCGGAACCCGAATTGTGCGCTCTGCGGGGACCATCCGACGATTACCGAGCTGTTCGACGATGGGGACCCCTATGCCGGATGCGCCATGCGTCCATCAGCATAGGGTTTGATAAGGTGGTGCGACGATGAACAAAATGAAAGCGCTGGTCTGCCGCGAGTGCGGCAAGGAATACCCGACGAAGGCGATCCACGTCTGCGAAATGTGCTTCGGTCCCCTTGAGGTGAAGTACAACTACGACGAGATCAAGAAGACCATTTCCCGCAAGAAAATCGAAGACGGCCCGCGCAGCATGTGGCGTTACCTCGACCTGCTGCCGGTCGAAGGAACGAACTTCGTGGGGCCGCATGCCGGGTTCACCCCGCTCGTACGGGCGAAGAACCTTGGCGCGTATCTTGGGCTCGATGAGCTTTACATCAAGAACGACACGGTCAATCATCCGACTCTGTCGTTTAAGGACCGTGTCGTGGCCGTGGCCCTCACACGAGCGCGCGAGCTCGGCTTTGAAACAGTAGCCTGCGCGTCGACCGGCAACCTGGCGAACTCGGTCGCTGCCCATGCCGCATCCGCCAATCTGCACTGTTACGTGTTCATCCCCGGCGACCTTGAGGCCGCGAAGGTGCTCGGTAATTTGATTTATAAGCCGCACGTCGTCGAGATAGAAGGAAACTATGACGACGTCAACCGCCTCTGCAGCGAGATCGCGGGGGAACATGGCTGGGCATTCGTGAACATCAACATTCGTCCCTACTATGCCGAAGGCTCCAAGACCCTCGCCTTTGAGACGGTGGAACAACTGGGATGGAAAACACCGGATCAAGTCGTCATTCCAATGGCCTCCGGCTCACTCCTGACCAAGATTTGGAAAGGTCTGCATGAGATGAAGGCCTTGGGCCTCATCGACAACGTTCGCACAAAGATTAACGGCGCCCAAGCAGAAGGCTGCTCACCAATTTCTACCGCGTTCAAGGCGGGACGGGATTTCTTCAAGCCGGTGAAACCACAGACGATCGCTAAATCTCTTGCGATCGGGAATCCGGCCGATGGCTACTATGCACTCAAAGCCACCGCCGAGAGTCATGGGTCCATGGACATGGTGACGGATGAGGAAGTCGTGGAAGGCATTCAGCTGCTGGCCCAAACCGAAGGCATCTTCGCGGAAACAGCCGGAGGTGTCACGATTGGTGTACTCAAGAAGCTCGTCAAGCAAGGCGTGATCAAAAAAGATGAGGTGACGGTGGCCTATGTCACCGGCAATGGATTGAAGACACAGGAAGCGGTGATCGATTCCGTCGGTCGCCCAGTACGCATTCAGCCTAGCCTGGTGGACTTCGAAAAGACGTTTAAAATGGGAAAGAATGGTGGTGACGCATGATTAAGGTTCGTATTCCGACTCCACTTCGCCCCCTGACCAAAGGCCAGGGCGAGGTCGAGACCAAAGCCGGCAGCGTAACGGAGATGATCGAGGTGTTGAATAGCACACATCCCGGCATCAAAGATCGTCTGTGCGATGAAACGGGAGAGCTCCGTCGCTTCGTGAACATTTATGTCAACGAAGAAGACATTCGTTTTCTTAAAGGGAAAGACACCTCCCTCAAAGATGGCGATGAGGTTTCCATCGTCCCGGCAATCGCGGGAGGATAGCCATGTCACATCTGCGTTTCCATATTCGTTTTCCTGAAGACAAGATAAGAGAGCCGATTATTTATCAGATCGGGCGCGAGTATAACGTCGTGACAGATGTCAGACGAGCTGATGTTCGTGACACCACAGGCTGGGCGGATGTGGAGCTTTCCGGTGACACGGTGGAGATTGAACGAGCCGTCGCTGGGCTGCGAGCCAAAGGCTGTGTCGTCGATCCGATTGAATTGAACGTGGTCGAGTAGCAAATCACCTATCGTTTGACGAGCGACGGTTTCACATGGAACTGACCGAACAACAAATCGAACGGTACAGCCGGCACATCATCCTTCAGGATGTCGGAGGAAAAGGCCAGCTAAAACTGAACAAGGCCAAGGTCCTGCTGATTGGCGCAGGTGGACTAGGCTCTCCGGCTGGGCTGTACCTCGCTGCCGCCGGTATTGGGACAATCGGCCTGGTCGATGGGGATGTCGTTGACCTCTCGAATTTGCAACGGCAGATCATGCACTCGACCGCGACGCTTGGGCAACCAAAGGTTGAGTCCGGCCGGAAGACCTTGTCGGCCATTAACCCTGAAATTACGATCAAGCCCTATCACCAGTTGGTCGATGCAGAAAATATCCTCCCCCTCGTCTCGCAATATGACATCGTGCTGGACGGATCAGACAACTTCACGACAAGATTTCTGGTGAACGACGCCTGTTTCTTTGCCAAGAAAACATTGATCTCCGCCAGCATGTTTCGGTTCGAGGGGCAACTGACGACGATCAAGCCACACCAAGGCTATCCTTGCTACCGATGTCTGTATCCTGAGCCTCCACCGGCCGGGTTGGTTCCTAATTGCCAGGAAGCCGGTGTGCTTGGCGTCTTAGCCGGCACAATGGGAATCCTCCAGGCGTCGGAAGCGATCAAAGAAATTCTCGGCATCGGCGAGACGATCGCCGATAAGTTGCTGATCTACGATGCGCTCGAGATGAAGTTCAGAAAAGTTGGTCGCCCGAAAGATCCGGCCTGTCCGCTGTGCGGACCAAATCCCAAGATCAAAGATCTGAGTCTGGACTATACCGTCACTTGCACAATTTAACAGGATGTTGAAAACGACCGCCAGCTTCGTTCTCGCATCGCTCAGGCCCTCAACGTACCTCGAACTGTACGCCTCGGCCCTTCGCTCGCTGCGGCCTTGCTGGACAGCCGTTTTGACCATCCTGCACACGCATCAACCAATATTCCTCCAATCCCCTCCACCACTGACTCAAGATCGTTTCAGCTACATGAGGATCGACTGATCGTGGCCGACCTCATTATTTCCCGACAGATTCTCGACAACATCATCGTCCATGCCAAGGAACTCACTCCGTACGAATGTTGTGGGCTCCTGGCTGGAACCAATGGGGTGGTCAGCCGTCTCTATCGCATTAAGAACATTGTCGCGATGGAAGGCGCACAAAACCTGTCGTCATTCGATTCGGCCAAAGCTGCACATCTTGAACGGCTCTCCCCCGCTGAACGGGCAGAAATCGCCTTCGTGATGGACATGCAGGACTTCTCCACCGCGAAGAAAGACATGCGCACCCAAGGACTCGAACTCCAAGTCGTCTACCACTCGCACCCCCACGATCCAGCCCGTCCGTCGGTCACCGACATAAAAATTGCCACCGACTACGAGGAGATTTGGCCCAAGATCAACCTGCCCCTCCCCGCCTATCTCCTGGTCTCGCTCATGAATCCGGAACCGGACGTAAAGACCTATTGGATCAAATCCGGTCGCGTCACTCCCGCCGACGTGCTCATCCGCTAGGCTAAATTTTACGGTTCACATCGTCGTCAGAATATACTAATCTGCCCTTGCAGCTTGCATGAGGAGCGGTGCGGTGGGCGTTCAACGACGATTGTTCAGTTATGGTTTTTCCATCGTGCTGTACGTGACCGTCTCAATGGCGGCTGCGGTCTTTGCCGAAGACCGTAGCTTTTACAGCCCCGTCATTTACGTCGACAAAGAGAACGATCAAATTCTAATTTCCACGAGCGGACGCGTGTTCTACATCGAAGTACCGGAAGCCGCGAAGCCACACATGGAAAAACTTCCCATTTCCGGCCTTGTGGATTTCGTCGTTGAGATGCGGGGTGAGGATCAACGTCCGCTGATCAAAACCTGGAAGGTCAAATCAGGCGAATCGACCTGTATGTACTTCAATGGGGAAGAGTGCAAATAGGGCAATTACTCTCATGGGAGATAAAACGTTCTACTTTTCAAACATGCGCTCCAATCTCGCGACTCGTTCTTTAAGATCCCCGCTCGACTCAACCTCCAGAAGCTTCTCAATCTGACCTAGGTGTTGGTTAGCTGCCTGCTCGTTTTTCGCTTTGTAACCCTCAGAATCCTCGGCCAAAGCAAGTGTTGCTCGTTTCTCCCACTGCTCAAGTGTCCAACCATCATGCAGAACAACAAACTTGGCACGTTCAAAGAGCTCGCGTTGCAACTCGACAACAGTAGGCTGCCATTGCCATCTTGCAATTTGATCCCGACGCCGGTAAGAAGCCACACCAGCGAGCCGACAACTACAAGGCCTATCACACTGAAGACAGTGTAGTAGCTTGAATCATACAGACGATCTGGCAAATTCTCTCCCCAGATTTCCGCCCAAATTTGCAATACCAATCCAAGACTAGCTACTAACGTGAACATCCATTTCATCGTGTTATCTATTGCATCCCGTTTGACGGCATAAGGGTTCTCACCCCAAAAGCTCATATTGAGTTCCGGAACATTAAACCCTGTGAGCACCGTAAAGAGACCAGCACCCCCAACAAGGATTGAAAGGAGGTTGATAAGGGTACGGTCCATTCGGATCTCTTATCTGTCCATTTCGTAAGTCATCGTGTACTTTCTGAATGCCTATCCCCAAAGTGTCCAGTATCGATGTTTCTTGTCATACGGTTGGAATCTACCGCAAACAATATCCTCTTTCATTCATCGGGATCGAAATGTATCTGGAATCAAGCTGCTATTTGTAGGACCACGACTGAGGGCTTTACAGCCACTTCACTCGCCGCTACCGGCCATGTCGTCGATGAGGAGCCGATTAATGTCAGTGCAACTGGATGATGACCCGCTCAAAGCAAACTATGCCGCAATGCCTTCGACTAATACATGACTGACGTCCGTGCGCTGGCTTGCATGCTCAAAAGTAATTGCGCAGACATTGCCTTTCGTATCCACATCAAGAATGGTATTTTCGTCCAGATCTTTAGATTCGGCGATGTCACCGGCGCGGAATTCAATATACAATGTGTCGGTATCTTGAAAATAACTGATTTTCATGGCGCATACCTTCTATCAAAAAATGCATTGTGAACGGTCTCCCCATCGCGCAGCAAGATGACTCGTAAATATCGGTTGTCCATTTCTTCGATTCTGGCCCATCGCCTGATTCGACCATCCGTTTGTGTGTACTCCTTTTCCGGAGAACGGACAACAAACTCGATCCATTCGTCCTTAATGAGCTTTCTATCAGGCCTGGTCCTGGTTGCTCGGAAATAACGCGTTGTTTTCAATCGGGTAGACCCAGGCGAGGATCAGCTATTCCAAACCCCTCATCATGTCCATCGATGAGGAAATGGTTGATATCGAAGCACTCTCACTCGCCGCTGCCGGCCATGTCGTCGATGAGGGGTCGATTGATGTCGGTGCAGCCGGGACAGATCCTATCCAGCAGGGCTTCGAAGTCGGCCACGAAGTTCTTCGCGTCTGGAAGTTTTTCGTTGACGACTTGAGCATAACAGGTATCGCACAGCATCATCAGGCCTCGCGAAACCCCTACCGTTTTTCTCCCCGCGCTCCTGGTCATTGGTCCTACACCGATCCTTTTTGAAGGGCCACGAAGAAATCGTCGGCTTCGAGATCAATTCCGCACTGTCGGCACTCATAAGGACGATCTGGTTCCGGGACATTCAAGGGCGTACGATCGATTCGTCCCCGGCAGACGTGGTAGAAACGACCTCGCGCATGTTCGTCATCCATGGGATCGCTCTCATACAGCAAGACCATTGACTAACCATACTCCCATTGTCGCTTCAAAGAGTATACCGAGCTCTGCTTCGAACCCGCAACTACCCAAGGCGACGCGTGCTGAAGTTGAAATCAACGAATGTCTCTTCCATTACACCTGGAACTGAGCTTCGTACAGACCTGCGTACACTCCTCCCCGACTGAGCAGTTCGTCATGTCGGCCTTTCTCCACTAAACGACCTTTATCGAGGACCAAGATCCGGTCCACATCATGGAGCGTTGATAACCGATGGGCGATGATGAATGTGGTTCTACCCATTGTGAGTTCGGCCAATGCTTCGCGGATCTTCACCTCGGTCTCGGTGTCGATGTTCGACGTGGCTTCATCAAAAATGACGATGGGAGGGTCTTTCAACAACGTTCGTGCGATTGACACTCGCTGCTTTTGTCCGACCGACAGCTTGACACCCCGCTCACCGATCCATGTATCGTATCCCTCCGGAAGCGCCGCGATAAACTCATGTGCCCGCGCGGCACGGGCCGCCGCTTCCACCCGATCTCGGTCCGCATTCAAATCGCCGTACAGCAGATTGTCCTTCACCGTTCCGTTGAACAAGAACGGCTCCTGCTGTACAAACCCGATTTGCTGCCGTAGGTACGCAATCGGCAGATCGCGGATATCCTTTCCATCGATAAGGATTGCCCCGTCCGTGACGTCATAAAATCGCATCAACAGCTTCAGCAGTGTACTCTTCCCCGCCCCACTCATCCCGACCAGTGCCACACGTTCTCCTGCCGGTACAGTCGCAGAGAATCCTTTCAGCACTGGAACATCGGCTCGATAATGGAACCGCACCTGGTCGAAATGAACTGCTCCATGGGCACGATGGACCGGAGCGACTGCACGAGGACGATCGGCGACTTCCGGAACCGTATCCAGCACCTCAAAGACCCGCTCACTCGCCGCCAACGCATGTTGCAACATATGATTGACCGAATGAATCTGGTTAATAGGCACGTAGAACATTGCCAAGTAGGACAGAAACAACACCAACTCGCCGAGCGTGAGACGGCCTTCCATGACCTCCCCTGCACCGTACCAGAGGATCAAGATGGTTCCAAAGGCGGCCACCAGAATCATTCCCGGCGAATACACCGACCACAACACCATCGCTTGAAGGTTCTTGTCGCTATAGGCTTGACTCAGCCGGTCGAACCTGGCTTGTTCATGTCCCTGGCGGCCGAATCCCATCGTCTCTCTAATACCGGACAAGGCATCCTGTAAGTAGCCATTCAGCTCAGCTGCGCTCTGCCTGGTCTCTCGATAATATCCGTGTACTTTTGAGGTAAACCAACTCGCGGACAAGGCAAGCAATGGGATCGGCAAAAGCGAGAGCGCTGCCAGTTTCCAGTTGAGCATGAATAAAAGCCCCGTGATCCCGATCAGCGTGAGCGACGCCGTCAACATACCTTCCAGCCCATCGATAAAGATCCGCTCGACATGCTCCGTGTCGTTGGTCACCCGGGACATG
Protein-coding regions in this window:
- a CDS encoding DUF5615 family PIN-like protein — its product is MGPALSTAHALRQHGHDVRHLSEEGLQRLSDPLILEKARREERLVITSDLDFADLLALGAYALPSVILLRLQNQTPASVIPRLLQVLTECREALTTGAIVTVEETRYRLRRLSITPSTQ
- the thiS gene encoding sulfur carrier protein ThiS gives rise to the protein MQVKINGKPEEIQSGTVLDLLKTKAIEPQMVAVEVNDKVLDRDHLATTHLNEGDHVEFLFYMGGGR
- the cysK gene encoding cysteine synthase A — translated: MSTARHNDITELIGKTPLVRLNRLSKPGSATIYGKVEFFNPGGSVKDRICLNMINEAERQGKLKPGGTIIEPTSGNTGIGLALVAAVRGYKLVLVMPESMSMERASLLSSYGAQLVLTPAWEGMKGSIKEAESILAQNPSYFMPDQFSNTANPATHRMTTGPEIWDALEGKIDAFVAAVGTGGTITGCGEVFKEKNPQIKVIAVEPATSPVLSGGDPGPHKIQGIGAGFIPKVLNQKILDRVITVTDDEAYQTAKQLSKKEGLLVGISAGANVFAAQRIADELGPGKNVVTILCDTGERYISIEKYFNI
- the moeB gene encoding molybdopterin-synthase adenylyltransferase MoeB; protein product: MDFTEEQINRYSRHILLPEVGGKGQKKIAKSRILLVGAGGLGSPAALYLSAAGVGTIGLIDSDVVDLTNLQRQILHHTPDVGRPKVLSGKEKIQALNPDVSVSMYEERLTAGNALKIFGDYDVVIDGVDNFTAKFLINDACFFAGKPLVHGGILRFDGRVTTIIPKKSACYRCVFKAPPPAGFVASCQEAGVIGVLAGIVGTIQATEALKLVLGIGRPLTDRLLDFDARKTQFREIKVRRNPNCALCGDHPTITELFDDGDPYAGCAMRPSA
- the thrC gene encoding threonine synthase gives rise to the protein MNKMKALVCRECGKEYPTKAIHVCEMCFGPLEVKYNYDEIKKTISRKKIEDGPRSMWRYLDLLPVEGTNFVGPHAGFTPLVRAKNLGAYLGLDELYIKNDTVNHPTLSFKDRVVAVALTRARELGFETVACASTGNLANSVAAHAASANLHCYVFIPGDLEAAKVLGNLIYKPHVVEIEGNYDDVNRLCSEIAGEHGWAFVNINIRPYYAEGSKTLAFETVEQLGWKTPDQVVIPMASGSLLTKIWKGLHEMKALGLIDNVRTKINGAQAEGCSPISTAFKAGRDFFKPVKPQTIAKSLAIGNPADGYYALKATAESHGSMDMVTDEEVVEGIQLLAQTEGIFAETAGGVTIGVLKKLVKQGVIKKDEVTVAYVTGNGLKTQEAVIDSVGRPVRIQPSLVDFEKTFKMGKNGGDA
- a CDS encoding MoaD/ThiS family protein — its product is MIKVRIPTPLRPLTKGQGEVETKAGSVTEMIEVLNSTHPGIKDRLCDETGELRRFVNIYVNEEDIRFLKGKDTSLKDGDEVSIVPAIAGG
- a CDS encoding NIL domain-containing protein; protein product: MSHLRFHIRFPEDKIREPIIYQIGREYNVVTDVRRADVRDTTGWADVELSGDTVEIERAVAGLRAKGCVVDPIELNVVE
- the moeB gene encoding molybdopterin-synthase adenylyltransferase MoeB, which encodes MELTEQQIERYSRHIILQDVGGKGQLKLNKAKVLLIGAGGLGSPAGLYLAAAGIGTIGLVDGDVVDLSNLQRQIMHSTATLGQPKVESGRKTLSAINPEITIKPYHQLVDAENILPLVSQYDIVLDGSDNFTTRFLVNDACFFAKKTLISASMFRFEGQLTTIKPHQGYPCYRCLYPEPPPAGLVPNCQEAGVLGVLAGTMGILQASEAIKEILGIGETIADKLLIYDALEMKFRKVGRPKDPACPLCGPNPKIKDLSLDYTVTCTI
- a CDS encoding M67 family metallopeptidase — its product is MADLIISRQILDNIIVHAKELTPYECCGLLAGTNGVVSRLYRIKNIVAMEGAQNLSSFDSAKAAHLERLSPAERAEIAFVMDMQDFSTAKKDMRTQGLELQVVYHSHPHDPARPSVTDIKIATDYEEIWPKINLPLPAYLLVSLMNPEPDVKTYWIKSGRVTPADVLIR
- a CDS encoding DUF2283 domain-containing protein, giving the protein MKISYFQDTDTLYIEFRAGDIAESKDLDENTILDVDTKGNVCAITFEHASQRTDVSHVLVEGIAA
- a CDS encoding ABC transporter ATP-binding protein produces the protein MKALLRVLQYLRPHRALAIATLVCAAGATAMELVPPWVIKIIIDDVIQAKQASLLSWVIGLLVGAYVLKNLFASLRIRLNNQLEQTVVHDLRRHVFSALQRLSITYFEDRSTGEIMSRVTNDTEHVERIFIDGLEGMLTASLTLIGITGLLFMLNWKLAALSLLPIPLLALSASWFTSKVHGYYRETRQSAAELNGYLQDALSGIRETMGFGRQGHEQARFDRLSQAYSDKNLQAMVLWSVYSPGMILVAAFGTILILWYGAGEVMEGRLTLGELVLFLSYLAMFYVPINQIHSVNHMLQHALAASERVFEVLDTVPEVADRPRAVAPVHRAHGAVHFDQVRFHYRADVPVLKGFSATVPAGERVALVGMSGAGKSTLLKLLMRFYDVTDGAILIDGKDIRDLPIAYLRQQIGFVQQEPFLFNGTVKDNLLYGDLNADRDRVEAAARAARAHEFIAALPEGYDTWIGERGVKLSVGQKQRVSIARTLLKDPPIVIFDEATSNIDTETEVKIREALAELTMGRTTFIIAHRLSTLHDVDRILVLDKGRLVEKGRHDELLSRGGVYAGLYEAQFQV